Proteins from a single region of Haloplanus sp. GDY1:
- a CDS encoding EamA family transporter, whose product MGYLQWALVALLSYSAVAPLVGFATTGDPKIHSFVAALVTNGILLVATVGVVLYEGQSVSSFVGHPKAPYLYLAGVFLAVGILAYYRALSLGPVSAVVPIFGTFLVLSSVLGIVFLDESLTPRKVAGIGCAVLGIYLVSVE is encoded by the coding sequence ATGGGCTATCTCCAGTGGGCGCTCGTGGCGCTGTTGTCGTACTCGGCGGTGGCGCCGCTGGTGGGCTTCGCGACGACGGGCGATCCGAAGATCCACAGTTTCGTCGCCGCGCTCGTCACCAACGGCATCCTCCTCGTGGCCACCGTCGGCGTCGTCCTCTACGAGGGGCAGTCGGTGTCGTCGTTCGTCGGCCACCCCAAGGCGCCGTATCTCTACCTCGCGGGCGTCTTCCTCGCGGTGGGCATCCTCGCGTACTACCGCGCGCTCTCGCTGGGTCCCGTCAGCGCGGTGGTCCCCATCTTCGGGACGTTCCTCGTGCTCAGTTCCGTCCTCGGCATCGTCTTCCTCGACGAGTCGCTCACCCCCCGAAAGGTCGCGGGCATCGGCTGTGCCGTCCTCGGCATCTACCTCGTCTCCGTCGAGTGA
- a CDS encoding RNA-binding protein encodes MSNVPFHYVDLRTFRYATEDEKRVEQALRTYLPEEHDVERQVTTGHHGDRIVVLSARLENADDVRYVLDKLVDLPEYDAFLAELDDRVSEDCSLYLTLDKQAAFRGAVRRGDGITLRGKVEAYPAKRESAVENAREAFEAARD; translated from the coding sequence ATGTCGAACGTCCCCTTTCACTACGTCGACCTCCGAACGTTCCGTTACGCCACCGAGGACGAGAAGCGCGTCGAGCAGGCGCTCCGCACCTACCTCCCCGAGGAGCACGACGTCGAGCGACAGGTGACGACGGGCCACCACGGCGACCGGATCGTCGTCCTCTCGGCCCGCCTCGAGAACGCCGACGACGTGCGGTACGTCCTCGACAAACTCGTCGACCTCCCCGAGTACGACGCCTTCCTCGCCGAACTCGACGATCGGGTCTCGGAGGACTGCTCGCTCTATCTCACGCTCGACAAGCAGGCCGCGTTCCGCGGCGCGGTGCGACGGGGCGACGGCATCACCCTCCGCGGGAAGGTCGAAGCCTACCCCGCCAAGCGGGAGTCGGCCGTCGAGAACGCCCGCGAGGCGTTCGAGGCCGCCCGCGACTAG
- a CDS encoding PfkB family carbohydrate kinase: MPYADLVTRLRAGLEPVTVGAFPDGSVDDYYRLRDGESTLASRAAFAAAVSEGRDSFGLDHVTTDAGGQAVNAARQAAALGDDVTLVGHLDHPVFDFDFETASMGSPARVRVCLFDADDVMFVEESADLAAWTFADLRAALGEPIDAFLERDALCCTNWASTPGLGAAMRDVGARDPDGGVCCVDPGPLTTAGARDLLAALPALGDAYDLVLSVNDAEAARLAEAVGDGAGGEPTDPAALDAVRTAAGAAGVVVHGVEDAVAATTGGRVSVPTLDVSRALTETGAGDRFSAGLARSLAAGWDWPLAVAAGNACASHYVSGQGTATPASLAAHVSTHGPPA, encoded by the coding sequence GTGCCATACGCCGACCTCGTGACCCGTCTGCGTGCCGGCCTCGAACCGGTGACCGTCGGCGCCTTCCCCGACGGGAGCGTCGACGACTACTACCGCCTCCGCGACGGCGAGTCGACGCTCGCCTCGCGGGCGGCCTTCGCCGCCGCCGTCTCCGAGGGCCGCGACTCCTTCGGCCTCGACCACGTGACGACCGACGCGGGCGGACAGGCGGTCAACGCGGCGCGACAGGCGGCCGCCCTCGGCGACGACGTGACCCTCGTCGGCCACCTCGATCACCCCGTCTTCGACTTCGACTTCGAGACGGCCTCGATGGGCTCGCCCGCCCGCGTTCGGGTCTGCCTGTTCGACGCCGACGACGTGATGTTCGTCGAGGAGTCCGCAGACCTCGCGGCGTGGACGTTCGCGGACCTCCGGGCGGCCCTCGGGGAACCGATCGACGCGTTCCTCGAACGCGACGCGCTCTGCTGTACCAACTGGGCGTCGACGCCCGGACTCGGAGCGGCGATGCGGGACGTCGGCGCCCGTGACCCCGACGGCGGCGTCTGCTGTGTCGATCCCGGCCCGCTCACGACGGCCGGGGCGCGCGACCTCCTCGCCGCCCTCCCGGCGCTCGGCGACGCCTACGACCTGGTGTTGAGCGTCAACGACGCCGAGGCGGCGCGACTGGCCGAGGCCGTCGGCGACGGGGCGGGCGGGGAGCCGACCGACCCGGCGGCCCTCGACGCCGTCCGGACCGCGGCGGGCGCGGCGGGCGTCGTCGTCCACGGTGTGGAAGACGCCGTCGCGGCGACGACCGGCGGCCGGGTGTCGGTCCCGACGCTCGACGTCTCGCGGGCGCTGACCGAGACGGGCGCCGGCGACCGGTTCAGCGCCGGACTGGCGCGGTCGCTCGCCGCGGGCTGGGACTGGCCCCTCGCCGTGGCGGCGGGCAACGCCTGTGCGTCACACTACGTCTCGGGGCAGGGGACCGCCACGCCGGCGTCGCTGGCGGCCCACGTGTCGACCCACGGGCCACCGGCGTAG
- a CDS encoding VWA domain-containing protein, which translates to MYALAVRTALSDGTVVGLERPLVLAALPMAVVALALLIRYRASGTASTRSRRLLLASRVVVATLIVVAAAGPFTVVTMETQGDPRVSLLVDRSNSTAVSPDVAADLATGIEEEGVPVTVSTVAQGTNSRIGDGIAANLRENGSVVVVSDGQVTGGGSLTETAEFARSLNATISTVATEPTRTERYVTLTGPNKASVGVESRFLVEVSGVEATAPVSVTVSVDGTPVTTEQVDGTGSVPVSYTFSETGSHRITAEIDGQDVYAINDVARKTVRVVDQPRVLYVSRTNYSLRNYLDQLYDVETAESVPSDLSPYYAVVVQNVAAGDMGNVDELQRFVIDGGGLLMVGGPNSFENGNYANSSVASMLPVTFGPSAPGSARIVMLIDVSGSAGSGMRIQKAIALDALSQLNDDNVVGVVGFNYQAYGVAQPAPLSDNRARLEDRIRRLQAGGATNIANGLRGAEEMLGGQRGTVILVSDGGDTESRSAVVANALGRGGIRVIAVGAGRNVNERVLRRIAEESGGNYFRASETDRLRLLFGGGSRQFQGEGLTVVDSGHFITSGVTLESNPGSINDVSMRPGADFLVAGPDGTPAVAAWRYGLGRVATITTYGPNGGLDGLLGRPDSLMITKSVNYAIGDPERKASGVTDISDTRVGEPTTVIYRGESPPSGADLAFSAVDEGVYRAQVTPTEVGFQSVAGATYAANYPAEYAGFGTSSALTDAVQATGGRQFQPGQTAEIADFARQQSTRVRDVRQSWDWALLTAALLLFLTEVVVRRLQVYNGRTRSESGLP; encoded by the coding sequence ATGTACGCGCTCGCCGTGCGGACGGCGCTCTCCGACGGCACCGTCGTCGGCCTCGAACGGCCGCTGGTCCTCGCCGCCCTCCCGATGGCCGTCGTCGCCCTCGCCCTGCTGATCCGCTATCGTGCCTCGGGGACCGCCTCGACCCGAAGCCGCCGCCTCCTGCTCGCCTCGCGGGTCGTCGTCGCGACGCTGATCGTCGTCGCGGCCGCCGGCCCCTTCACCGTCGTGACGATGGAGACGCAGGGCGACCCCCGGGTGTCGCTGCTGGTCGACCGCTCGAACAGCACCGCCGTCTCGCCGGACGTCGCCGCGGACCTCGCGACCGGCATCGAGGAGGAGGGCGTCCCGGTCACCGTCTCCACAGTCGCTCAGGGGACGAACTCCCGGATCGGCGACGGCATCGCCGCCAACCTCCGCGAGAACGGGTCGGTGGTCGTCGTCTCCGACGGGCAGGTGACCGGCGGCGGGAGCCTGACGGAGACGGCGGAGTTCGCCCGCTCGCTCAACGCCACGATCAGCACCGTCGCCACGGAGCCGACCCGCACCGAGCGGTACGTCACGCTCACCGGGCCGAACAAGGCGAGCGTCGGCGTCGAGAGCCGGTTCCTGGTTGAGGTCTCCGGCGTGGAGGCGACGGCGCCGGTGTCGGTGACCGTCTCCGTCGACGGCACCCCTGTCACCACCGAACAGGTCGACGGCACCGGGAGCGTCCCCGTCTCGTACACCTTCTCCGAGACGGGGAGCCACCGGATCACCGCCGAAATCGACGGACAGGACGTGTACGCGATCAACGACGTGGCCCGCAAGACCGTCCGGGTCGTCGACCAGCCGCGCGTCCTCTATGTCTCCCGGACCAACTACTCGCTGCGAAACTACCTCGACCAACTGTACGACGTGGAGACCGCGGAGTCCGTTCCGTCGGACCTCAGCCCGTACTACGCGGTGGTGGTCCAGAACGTCGCGGCCGGCGACATGGGCAACGTCGACGAACTCCAGCGGTTCGTCATCGACGGCGGTGGCCTCCTGATGGTCGGCGGACCCAACAGCTTCGAGAACGGCAACTACGCCAACTCCTCGGTGGCGTCGATGCTCCCGGTCACCTTCGGCCCGTCGGCGCCGGGGAGCGCCCGCATCGTCATGCTGATCGACGTCTCGGGGAGCGCGGGCAGCGGCATGCGCATCCAGAAGGCCATCGCGCTCGACGCCCTCTCGCAGCTCAACGACGACAACGTCGTCGGCGTCGTCGGCTTCAACTATCAGGCCTACGGCGTCGCCCAGCCCGCTCCCCTGAGCGACAACCGCGCCCGCCTCGAGGACCGGATCAGACGCCTGCAGGCCGGCGGGGCGACGAACATCGCCAACGGCCTCCGGGGCGCCGAGGAGATGCTCGGCGGGCAGCGCGGGACGGTCATCCTCGTCAGCGACGGCGGCGACACCGAGAGCCGGTCGGCCGTCGTCGCCAACGCCCTCGGCAGGGGGGGCATCCGAGTCATCGCCGTCGGCGCCGGTCGGAACGTCAACGAGCGAGTCCTGCGACGGATCGCCGAGGAGTCCGGCGGCAACTACTTCCGTGCGAGCGAGACGGACCGCCTGCGCCTGCTGTTCGGCGGCGGCAGCCGCCAGTTCCAGGGCGAGGGACTCACCGTCGTCGACTCGGGGCACTTCATCACCAGCGGCGTGACCCTGGAGTCCAACCCCGGATCGATCAACGACGTGTCGATGCGGCCGGGGGCGGACTTCCTCGTCGCGGGGCCGGACGGCACCCCCGCGGTCGCCGCCTGGCGGTACGGCCTCGGCCGGGTCGCCACCATCACGACCTACGGGCCGAACGGGGGGCTCGACGGCCTGCTCGGTCGGCCGGACTCCCTGATGATCACCAAGTCGGTGAACTACGCCATCGGCGACCCCGAGCGCAAGGCCTCGGGCGTCACGGACATCTCGGACACCCGGGTCGGCGAGCCGACGACGGTGATCTACCGCGGCGAGAGCCCGCCGAGCGGGGCCGACCTCGCCTTCAGCGCCGTCGACGAGGGCGTCTACCGGGCGCAGGTGACGCCGACCGAGGTCGGCTTCCAGTCGGTCGCCGGGGCGACCTACGCGGCGAACTACCCCGCCGAGTACGCGGGCTTCGGCACCTCGTCGGCGCTGACCGACGCGGTGCAGGCGACCGGCGGCCGACAGTTCCAGCCGGGACAGACCGCGGAAATCGCCGACTTCGCCCGCCAGCAGTCCACCCGGGTTCGCGACGTTCGCCAGTCCTGGGACTGGGCGCTGCTGACCGCCGCCCTCCTCCTCTTTCTGACCGAGGTGGTCGTCCGGCGGCTTCAAGTGTACAACGGTCGTACCCGAAGTGAGAGTGGTCTGCCATGA
- a CDS encoding TlpA family protein disulfide reductase, which yields MGRRHLLAGLAGAGLVGAGVVGTGVAGLGGGSRGASLPVEVTTLDAPGSTAGTRQVPAPGRPTVIDCFATWCGPCVEQMAALGTVHDRYADRAAFVSVTNERLGGGLTREDLRAWWRENDGDWSLGHDPEGDLLAALGASGLPYLAVTDATGSVVWTHGGVASVETLDREVASTL from the coding sequence CTGGGCCGCCGACACCTGCTGGCCGGACTCGCGGGGGCCGGTCTCGTCGGCGCGGGCGTCGTCGGGACGGGCGTCGCCGGTCTCGGGGGCGGGAGCCGGGGCGCGAGCCTGCCGGTCGAAGTGACCACCCTCGACGCCCCCGGATCGACCGCCGGCACCCGGCAGGTGCCCGCCCCCGGGAGGCCGACCGTGATCGACTGCTTCGCGACCTGGTGTGGCCCCTGCGTCGAGCAGATGGCCGCGCTCGGGACCGTCCACGACCGCTACGCCGACCGCGCCGCCTTCGTCTCGGTCACCAACGAACGGCTCGGTGGCGGCCTCACCCGCGAGGACCTGCGGGCGTGGTGGCGCGAGAACGACGGCGACTGGTCGCTCGGCCACGACCCCGAGGGCGACCTGCTGGCGGCGCTCGGGGCGAGCGGTCTCCCCTACCTGGCCGTGACCGACGCGACGGGATCGGTGGTCTGGACGCACGGCGGCGTCGCGTCCGTCGAGACGCTCGACCGCGAAGTCGCGTCGACACTGTGA
- a CDS encoding AAA family ATPase, which translates to MSEPTTDIDTLQERLGLVRQEVGKRIVGQREVLERLLVCIIADGNALLESNPGLGKTTMVRTVADVTDLDFSRVQNTPDLMPSDITGTEIIREAGGERDFVFEKGPIFANVVLADEINRATPKTQAALLEAMQEKQVTAAGETYQLPRPFFVLATQNPIDQEGTYPLPEAQTDRFLLKLVLDYPSFEEERDIVNLYTEGGTVPPVEKVLTREEIKEIQSLVREVPVADDVRDRAIRLVRATREAETVDFGASPRASMGLILTAKARAFLRGRNHVSWEDVEAMAPPVLRHRILLDFRAEREGLTTDDVIARLLDEV; encoded by the coding sequence ATGAGCGAACCCACGACCGACATCGACACGCTACAGGAACGTCTCGGCCTCGTCCGTCAGGAGGTCGGCAAGCGCATCGTCGGCCAGCGGGAGGTCCTCGAACGACTGCTCGTCTGCATCATCGCCGACGGCAACGCCCTCCTCGAGAGCAACCCCGGCCTCGGGAAGACCACCATGGTCCGCACCGTCGCGGACGTGACCGACCTCGACTTCTCCCGGGTGCAGAACACCCCGGACCTGATGCCGAGCGACATCACGGGCACGGAGATCATTCGCGAGGCCGGCGGCGAACGCGACTTCGTCTTCGAGAAGGGACCCATCTTCGCGAACGTCGTCCTCGCCGACGAGATCAACCGCGCGACGCCGAAGACACAGGCCGCGCTGCTGGAAGCGATGCAGGAAAAGCAGGTGACGGCGGCGGGCGAGACCTACCAGCTTCCGCGCCCCTTCTTCGTCCTCGCGACGCAGAACCCCATCGACCAGGAGGGGACCTACCCGCTCCCCGAGGCCCAGACGGACCGCTTCCTCCTGAAACTCGTCCTCGATTACCCCTCGTTCGAGGAGGAGCGGGACATCGTGAACCTCTACACGGAGGGCGGGACGGTCCCGCCGGTCGAGAAGGTGCTCACCCGCGAGGAGATCAAGGAGATCCAGTCGCTCGTCCGGGAGGTGCCCGTCGCCGACGACGTCCGCGACCGGGCGATCCGGCTGGTTCGGGCGACCCGCGAGGCCGAAACCGTCGACTTCGGGGCGAGCCCCCGGGCGAGCATGGGGCTCATCCTCACCGCGAAGGCCCGGGCGTTCCTGCGCGGGCGCAACCACGTCTCCTGGGAGGACGTCGAGGCGATGGCGCCGCCGGTGCTCCGCCACCGCATCCTGCTCGACTTCCGGGCGGAGCGCGAGGGGCTGACCACCGACGACGTGATCGCTCGACTGCTCGACGAGGTATGA
- a CDS encoding cytochrome c biogenesis protein CcdA translates to MTTDAGFLGTLTFAVGAGLATFFAPCAYPLLPGYVGYAIRSDETGIGGAAARGVAASAGAVVVLAALGALLLSVGGRLARHLPLLEPLVGLALVGLGVLLVTGRAPTLHLRLPARRTSVLGCAVFGGGYALAAAGCVVPVLLGVVTQSLTLPPTRAAVVLGGYAAATALPLTGVTLLSAVGSDAVRAWSDRVGAVNRLAAVVMILAGVAQVVASLRYLGVL, encoded by the coding sequence GTGACGACCGACGCCGGCTTCCTCGGCACGCTCACCTTCGCCGTCGGCGCCGGCCTGGCCACCTTCTTCGCCCCCTGTGCCTACCCGCTCCTGCCCGGGTACGTCGGGTACGCCATCCGGAGCGACGAAACCGGGATCGGGGGGGCGGCCGCCCGGGGCGTCGCCGCCTCCGCCGGCGCCGTCGTCGTCCTCGCGGCCCTCGGTGCCCTCCTCCTCTCGGTCGGCGGGCGACTGGCGCGTCACCTCCCCCTGCTCGAACCGCTGGTCGGCCTGGCGCTGGTCGGCCTCGGTGTCCTGCTGGTGACCGGCCGGGCGCCGACGCTCCACCTCCGGCTGCCGGCCCGCCGGACCTCGGTTCTCGGGTGTGCCGTCTTCGGCGGCGGGTACGCCCTCGCGGCCGCCGGCTGTGTCGTGCCCGTGTTGCTCGGCGTCGTCACCCAGTCGCTGACGCTCCCGCCCACGCGGGCGGCCGTCGTCCTCGGCGGCTACGCCGCCGCCACCGCCCTGCCGCTGACGGGCGTGACGCTGCTGTCGGCGGTGGGGAGCGACGCCGTCCGCGCGTGGAGCGACCGGGTCGGCGCCGTCAACCGCCTCGCCGCCGTCGTCATGATCCTGGCCGGCGTCGCACAGGTCGTCGCCTCGCTTCGCTACCTCGGGGTCCTCTAG
- a CDS encoding thioredoxin family protein codes for MQGTGTDVTRVRTAAELAAAVDEHDRLLVEFYTEGCGACAAMDPVLGIVARATGVPVVTMNPRDDPAPIDEYGIGSVPTLIRFEDGDPIRRLSEGFVGAERVIELLD; via the coding sequence ATGCAAGGGACGGGAACGGACGTGACACGCGTCCGGACGGCCGCCGAACTCGCCGCCGCCGTCGACGAACACGACCGCCTCCTCGTCGAGTTCTACACCGAAGGCTGTGGCGCCTGTGCCGCGATGGACCCGGTCCTCGGCATCGTCGCCCGCGCCACGGGCGTTCCCGTGGTGACGATGAACCCGCGCGACGACCCGGCCCCGATCGACGAGTACGGAATCGGGAGCGTGCCGACCCTGATTCGCTTCGAGGACGGCGACCCGATCCGACGGCTCTCGGAGGGGTTCGTCGGCGCCGAACGCGTGATCGAGTTGCTGGACTAG
- a CDS encoding DUF1918 domain-containing protein produces MSFEKDDSVVLHDKHSEYDGDVGTVTQVMETMFGDATYTVSFEDGQETGVPEDALELAESDDE; encoded by the coding sequence ATGAGCTTCGAGAAAGACGATTCGGTCGTCCTCCACGACAAACACAGCGAGTACGACGGCGACGTGGGGACGGTCACGCAGGTGATGGAGACGATGTTCGGCGACGCCACGTACACGGTCAGCTTCGAGGACGGACAGGAGACCGGCGTCCCGGAGGACGCCCTCGAACTCGCCGAGTCCGACGACGAGTAA
- a CDS encoding DUF7502 family protein, with translation MSDANTTTTGPEASADGEAAETAAPTERKLRRALTQIRREGLKVAVIYAVADAALATLLVNLVASFAGVPYLPARLPIPEAVLSALRSAGVTLAEPTVSSGAVVGAGLGLLVFATEVTWRSRRPLVEQFAAANPSLSESLRTARDAVDRGRESRIVLRLYEQVLDELQEASSVGLISVRRVAVTVVVISLLSVATIQLAVVDITLAGLGGPAEPEGPGGGTQQDYTGLQDGSSILGEPEDVPAGSEELDASIDTTGSGSGEGSDVDSAAAYADSGFDSSSPVESQRAGFSEGENLEDAELIREYNLRIRQETDSDS, from the coding sequence ATGTCGGACGCGAACACCACCACGACCGGTCCGGAAGCGAGCGCCGACGGCGAGGCCGCTGAGACGGCCGCCCCCACCGAGCGAAAGCTCCGCCGCGCCCTCACCCAGATCCGCCGCGAGGGGCTGAAGGTGGCCGTCATCTACGCCGTCGCCGACGCGGCGCTCGCCACCCTGCTCGTGAACCTCGTCGCGTCGTTCGCCGGAGTCCCGTATCTGCCCGCGCGGCTGCCGATCCCCGAGGCGGTCCTCTCGGCGCTCCGGAGCGCGGGCGTGACCCTCGCGGAGCCGACGGTGTCGAGCGGCGCCGTCGTCGGCGCCGGCCTCGGCCTCCTCGTCTTCGCCACCGAGGTGACGTGGCGGAGTCGGCGGCCGCTCGTCGAGCAGTTCGCGGCCGCCAACCCGTCGCTCTCGGAGTCGCTGCGGACCGCCCGCGACGCCGTCGACCGCGGCCGGGAGTCGCGGATCGTCCTCCGACTCTACGAGCAGGTGCTCGACGAACTGCAGGAGGCGTCGAGCGTCGGCCTCATCAGCGTGCGCCGGGTGGCGGTGACGGTGGTCGTCATCTCGCTGCTCAGCGTCGCGACCATCCAGCTCGCCGTCGTCGACATCACCCTCGCCGGCCTCGGGGGGCCGGCGGAGCCGGAGGGGCCCGGCGGTGGCACCCAGCAGGACTACACCGGCCTCCAGGACGGCTCGTCCATCCTCGGCGAACCGGAGGACGTCCCCGCCGGCTCCGAGGAACTGGACGCGAGCATCGACACCACCGGCTCGGGGAGCGGCGAGGGCTCCGACGTGGATTCCGCCGCGGCCTACGCCGACAGCGGCTTCGACTCGTCGAGCCCCGTCGAGAGCCAGCGGGCGGGCTTCAGCGAGGGGGAGAACCTCGAAGACGCGGAGCTGATCCGCGAGTACAACCTGCGGATCCGACAGGAGACCGATTCCGATTCATGA
- a CDS encoding thioredoxin family protein — protein MALQESDSELEPGDPAPDFELPGVDGGTYTLDSFDTDALLIVFTCNHCPYAQAKFDLLNDLAAEADVTVVGINPNDAEEYPEDSFEKMREYVADGTVAYDAYLRDESADTARAYGAVCTPDPFLFRREGDEYRLAYHGRLDDAMGPDEEATECYVREAIDAVLAGEDVTLDPGPSRGCGIKWP, from the coding sequence ATGGCACTCCAGGAATCCGACTCGGAACTCGAACCCGGCGACCCGGCACCCGACTTCGAACTCCCCGGCGTCGACGGCGGGACGTACACGCTCGACTCCTTCGACACCGACGCCCTGCTGATCGTGTTCACCTGCAACCACTGTCCGTACGCGCAGGCGAAGTTCGACCTGCTGAACGACCTCGCGGCCGAGGCGGACGTGACCGTCGTCGGCATCAACCCCAACGACGCCGAGGAGTACCCCGAGGACTCCTTCGAGAAGATGCGGGAGTACGTCGCGGACGGCACCGTCGCCTACGACGCGTACCTCCGCGACGAGTCCGCCGACACCGCACGCGCCTACGGCGCCGTCTGCACGCCCGACCCGTTCCTCTTCCGGCGCGAGGGCGACGAGTACCGACTGGCGTACCACGGCCGCCTCGACGACGCCATGGGCCCCGACGAGGAGGCCACCGAGTGCTACGTCCGCGAGGCCATCGACGCCGTCCTCGCGGGCGAGGACGTGACCCTCGACCCCGGGCCGTCCCGTGGCTGTGGCATCAAGTGGCCGTAA
- a CDS encoding chromosome partitioning protein, with the protein MSLIGRSINVALALLVCLAVAGTAGATLYYQESVEELDAENSQLRQQNDRLREDLRTTESDLQRARERLRELNESLSTTRSDVSQVSENLQETEGQLESTQQELSSTRQDLQAARQRVQDLQGEVSTLEDRNQDLRSRVGTLEADNEDLREQRDELQADVEDLNSEVSQLEDEVNSLEERNDELQAENQRLRQALQEACAAIPPNASRPAEC; encoded by the coding sequence ATGAGCCTCATCGGCCGATCGATCAACGTCGCGCTCGCCCTCCTCGTCTGTCTGGCCGTCGCCGGCACCGCCGGCGCGACGCTGTACTACCAGGAGTCCGTCGAGGAACTCGACGCCGAGAACAGTCAGCTTCGCCAGCAGAACGACCGCCTCCGCGAGGACCTCCGAACGACCGAGAGTGACCTCCAGCGGGCACGGGAGCGGCTGCGCGAACTCAACGAGAGCCTCAGCACCACCCGGAGCGACGTGAGTCAGGTCTCCGAGAACCTCCAAGAGACCGAGGGGCAACTGGAGTCGACCCAGCAGGAACTCTCCTCGACCCGACAGGACCTGCAGGCCGCCCGACAGCGGGTCCAGGACCTACAGGGCGAGGTCTCCACCCTCGAGGACCGCAACCAGGACCTCCGCTCGCGGGTCGGGACCCTCGAAGCCGACAACGAGGACCTCCGCGAACAGCGGGACGAACTGCAGGCCGACGTCGAGGACCTGAACAGCGAGGTGAGTCAGCTGGAGGACGAAGTGAACAGCCTCGAAGAACGAAACGACGAACTGCAGGCGGAGAACCAGCGGCTTCGCCAGGCCTTGCAGGAGGCCTGTGCCGCGATCCCTCCGAACGCGAGTAGACCCGCGGAGTGCTAA
- a CDS encoding DUF58 domain-containing protein → MTIDPDFLDELDRFEASLNQQSTAIKKGEQESPSVGEGLTFSDYRRYSPGDDTRLIDWRLYARTEEFFIKQYEEERNLTVHVLLDASASMDFGDGDEHKFEFGAKLGLGYAYLTAEEHDDFRFSLFRDRTERIDTGKSTRGEVLALVDRLNETAPDGEADFESALGEYAGSIRSRSLVIVVTDCIGDLDGLETGIASLARNEVVLIQTLSPDELDPEVGGDTIFEDLESDLTRRTYFGGRLAERYRSRVDEFVDDVADRAQDLGITHELVATDEDFFDAFSSVWIG, encoded by the coding sequence ATGACCATCGACCCCGACTTCCTCGACGAACTCGACCGCTTCGAGGCCTCCCTGAACCAGCAGTCGACGGCGATCAAGAAGGGCGAACAGGAGTCGCCGAGCGTCGGGGAGGGGTTGACCTTCAGCGACTACCGGCGCTACTCCCCGGGCGACGACACCCGCCTCATCGACTGGCGGCTCTACGCCCGCACGGAGGAGTTTTTCATCAAGCAGTACGAGGAGGAGCGCAACCTGACGGTGCACGTCCTGCTGGACGCGAGCGCGTCGATGGACTTCGGCGACGGCGACGAACACAAGTTCGAGTTCGGCGCGAAACTCGGCCTCGGCTACGCCTACCTCACCGCCGAGGAACACGACGACTTCCGGTTCTCGCTGTTCCGGGATCGGACGGAGCGGATCGACACCGGGAAGTCAACCCGGGGGGAGGTGCTGGCGCTCGTCGACCGCCTCAACGAGACGGCGCCCGACGGCGAGGCGGACTTCGAGTCGGCGCTCGGGGAGTACGCGGGGTCGATCCGCTCGCGATCGCTGGTGATCGTCGTCACCGACTGCATCGGCGACCTCGACGGCCTGGAGACGGGAATCGCGTCGCTCGCGCGCAACGAGGTGGTCCTGATCCAGACCCTCTCGCCGGACGAACTCGACCCGGAGGTCGGCGGCGACACCATCTTCGAGGACCTGGAGTCCGACCTGACCCGGCGGACCTACTTCGGCGGCCGCCTCGCCGAGCGGTACCGCTCCCGCGTCGACGAGTTCGTCGACGACGTGGCCGACCGGGCACAGGACCTCGGGATCACGCACGAACTCGTGGCGACGGACGAGGACTTCTTCGACGCCTTCTCGTCGGTGTGGATCGGGTGA